From Vibrio crassostreae, one genomic window encodes:
- the alaS gene encoding alanine--tRNA ligase yields the protein MYMSTDEVRNAFLKFFESKEHQIVDSSSLVPHNDPTLLFTNAGMNQFKDCFLGAEKRAYTRATTAQRCVRAGGKHNDLENVGFTARHHTFFEMLGNFSFGDYFKEEAIGFAWEFLTETLQLPKDRLLVTVYETDDEAFDIWNKKVGVPADRIVRIGDKEGGKQFESDNFWTMGDTGPCGPCTEIFYDHGEHIWGGRPGTPEEDGDRFIEIWNNVFMQFNRHADGTMEPLPKPAVDTGMGIERISAIMQGVHSNYEIDVFQKLIKATAEVVGHDDLSNQSLRVIADHIRSCSFLIADGVMPSNEGRGYVLRRIIRRAVRHGNKLGAQGVFFHKLVGVLADVMGSAADELKKQQELVEKVLRIEEENFGRTLERGMVILNDALDALEGKELDGETVFKLYDTYGFPADLTNDVARERDFTIDEEGFEKAMEAQRKRAREAGQFGTDYNATIKVDTNTEFCGYTATEGAGEISALFVDGEEVSSLSAGDKAIIILEETPFYAESGGQCGDAGTLKTASGLFKVQDTQKLGNAFAHHGELVEGVFAKGDKVEATVDAERRAAISLNHSATHLLHSALREVLGEHVAQKGSLVKPDNLRFDFSNLEAVTPAQIKEVERLVNAQVRKNHVIETNIMDIESAKEKGAMALFGEKYDDEVRVLSMGDFSTELCGGIHASNTGDIGLFKITSEGGIAAGIRRIEAVTGEAALDAVEAQANAYEEKLAESAKKAKSLEKEIQLLKEKMAAAESANIMGKVEDISGTKVLVAAIEGADNKNLRTMVDNAKNQVGSGIILIANVADGKVGLIAGVTKDLIGKVKAGDLVKMVAEQVGGKGGGRPDMAQAGGTDVEALPEALKSVRTWLEERL from the coding sequence AAACACAATGACCTTGAAAACGTAGGTTTCACTGCTCGTCACCACACGTTCTTCGAAATGCTAGGCAACTTCAGCTTTGGCGACTACTTCAAAGAAGAAGCGATTGGCTTTGCTTGGGAATTCCTGACTGAGACTCTTCAACTGCCAAAAGACCGTCTGCTGGTAACGGTATACGAGACAGATGATGAAGCATTCGATATCTGGAACAAAAAAGTAGGTGTTCCTGCTGACCGTATCGTTCGCATTGGCGACAAAGAAGGCGGTAAACAGTTCGAGTCTGATAACTTCTGGACGATGGGTGACACAGGTCCTTGTGGTCCATGTACTGAAATCTTCTACGATCACGGTGAGCACATCTGGGGCGGCCGTCCTGGCACACCTGAAGAAGATGGTGACCGTTTCATCGAGATCTGGAACAACGTATTCATGCAGTTCAACCGTCACGCTGACGGTACAATGGAACCGCTACCTAAGCCTGCTGTAGATACAGGCATGGGTATTGAGCGTATTTCTGCAATCATGCAGGGCGTTCACTCTAACTACGAAATTGATGTATTTCAAAAGCTAATCAAAGCGACAGCGGAAGTTGTGGGTCATGACGATCTATCTAACCAATCGCTACGCGTTATTGCTGACCACATCCGTTCTTGTTCATTCCTAATCGCTGACGGCGTTATGCCTTCAAACGAAGGTCGTGGCTACGTTCTACGTCGTATTATTCGTCGTGCAGTTCGTCACGGTAACAAGCTTGGCGCACAAGGCGTGTTCTTCCACAAACTTGTGGGTGTACTGGCTGACGTGATGGGCTCTGCGGCAGATGAACTTAAGAAACAGCAAGAGCTTGTTGAAAAAGTACTTCGCATTGAAGAAGAGAACTTCGGGCGTACTCTAGAGCGCGGCATGGTTATTCTTAATGACGCACTAGACGCACTTGAAGGCAAAGAGCTTGACGGCGAAACAGTTTTCAAACTTTACGATACATACGGCTTCCCAGCTGACCTGACTAACGATGTAGCTCGTGAGCGCGACTTTACTATCGATGAAGAAGGCTTTGAGAAGGCGATGGAAGCACAGCGTAAGCGTGCTCGTGAAGCTGGCCAATTCGGCACTGATTACAACGCGACGATCAAAGTAGATACGAACACAGAGTTCTGTGGTTACACAGCAACTGAAGGTGCTGGTGAAATCTCTGCGCTATTTGTGGACGGCGAAGAGGTATCTTCACTATCGGCTGGCGACAAAGCAATCATCATCCTTGAAGAGACACCATTCTACGCTGAGTCAGGCGGTCAATGTGGTGATGCTGGTACACTAAAAACAGCGTCGGGTCTTTTCAAAGTACAAGATACTCAGAAGCTAGGTAACGCATTTGCACACCACGGTGAGCTAGTTGAAGGTGTATTTGCTAAGGGCGATAAAGTAGAAGCAACGGTTGATGCTGAGCGTCGTGCTGCTATCTCACTAAATCACTCTGCAACTCACTTACTTCACTCTGCATTGCGCGAAGTTCTAGGTGAGCACGTTGCTCAGAAAGGTTCTTTAGTTAAGCCAGATAACCTACGTTTTGACTTTTCTAACCTTGAAGCGGTAACACCGGCACAGATTAAAGAAGTAGAGCGTTTGGTTAACGCACAAGTTCGTAAGAACCACGTGATTGAAACCAACATCATGGATATCGAGTCAGCGAAAGAAAAAGGTGCAATGGCACTGTTTGGCGAGAAGTACGATGATGAAGTGCGCGTTCTATCTATGGGCGATTTCTCTACTGAGCTTTGTGGTGGTATCCACGCAAGTAACACGGGTGATATCGGCCTATTCAAGATCACCTCTGAAGGTGGTATTGCTGCGGGTATTCGTCGTATTGAAGCGGTAACGGGTGAAGCTGCTCTAGATGCAGTAGAGGCTCAGGCTAACGCTTACGAAGAGAAGCTTGCTGAATCAGCTAAGAAAGCGAAATCTCTAGAGAAAGAAATCCAACTGCTTAAAGAAAAGATGGCTGCTGCAGAAAGCGCAAACATCATGGGCAAAGTAGAAGACATCTCTGGTACTAAAGTTTTGGTTGCTGCAATTGAAGGCGCAGACAACAAGAACCTACGTACTATGGTTGATAACGCTAAAAACCAAGTAGGTAGCGGCATCATCCTGATCGCAAACGTAGCAGACGGTAAAGTTGGCTTGATTGCTGGTGTAACCAAAGACCTAATCGGCAAAGTAAAAGCGGGTGACCTTGTTAAGATGGTTGCTGAGCAAGTTGGCGGTAAAGGTGGCGGTCGTCCAGATATGGCTCAAGCGGGCGGTACTGACGTTGAAGCACTGCCAGAAGCACTTAAATCTGTGCGTACTTGGCTAGAAGAGCGTCTTTAA
- a CDS encoding aspartate kinase, whose amino-acid sequence MPLIVQKFGGTSVGSIERIHHVAEKIIEAKNEGNQIVVVVSAMSGETNRLVNLATQVDSVPNARELDVLLTAGEQVSMALLAMTLHKLGYEATSMTGYQAKIHTDSNHNNAAIERIDTAPIQALLDDNQIVIVAGFQGFNAKGDITTLGRGGSDTTAVALAGALQAKECQIYTDVDGVYSCDPRVVKQSQKLDTLDFPSMEEMARRGAKVLHLPCVQYAWQHNVPLRVLSSFEQGEGTLITGNQCLNDIAGIAIQRDMVRIECLNEDLPSFISHCQLLGIEVCSVIEETERAALIIKQDISAKLKLVFDEKIRNSEQVSLLTVVGSRTQEIVVSSHGLLSEGEIDVQHHLLQQQSLTLVISPTQVDMAANILHNAYIVARETQGYPKKEVHFG is encoded by the coding sequence ATGCCTCTTATCGTGCAGAAATTTGGTGGAACGTCGGTGGGTTCAATTGAACGAATCCATCATGTAGCAGAAAAAATCATTGAAGCGAAAAATGAAGGGAACCAGATTGTGGTTGTCGTTTCTGCTATGTCAGGTGAAACAAATCGGTTGGTTAACTTAGCCACACAAGTTGATAGCGTACCAAACGCTAGAGAACTGGATGTGCTGTTAACGGCTGGCGAGCAAGTTTCCATGGCCTTGTTAGCAATGACGTTACACAAGTTAGGTTATGAAGCGACATCGATGACTGGCTATCAAGCCAAGATACACACGGATTCTAATCATAATAATGCAGCGATTGAGCGTATTGATACTGCCCCGATTCAAGCACTGTTAGATGACAACCAGATTGTCATTGTTGCAGGCTTTCAAGGATTCAATGCGAAAGGCGATATCACAACATTAGGTCGCGGTGGTTCAGATACTACAGCGGTAGCGCTTGCGGGTGCCTTACAGGCGAAAGAATGCCAGATCTATACTGATGTAGATGGTGTTTACTCTTGTGATCCTAGAGTCGTGAAGCAATCTCAAAAATTAGATACTTTAGACTTCCCTTCTATGGAAGAGATGGCCCGCCGAGGTGCTAAGGTTTTGCATCTTCCGTGTGTTCAGTATGCATGGCAGCACAACGTGCCATTGCGCGTGCTTTCAAGTTTTGAACAAGGCGAGGGCACATTGATCACGGGTAATCAGTGTTTGAATGATATTGCTGGTATCGCTATTCAAAGAGATATGGTGCGTATCGAGTGTTTGAATGAAGACTTACCGTCTTTCATTTCACATTGCCAACTGTTGGGGATCGAAGTCTGTAGTGTGATCGAGGAAACAGAACGGGCAGCACTCATTATTAAACAAGACATAAGTGCCAAATTAAAACTAGTTTTTGACGAGAAAATCCGTAATAGTGAACAGGTTAGTTTGTTAACTGTGGTAGGAAGCCGAACACAAGAAATTGTGGTCAGTTCACATGGATTGTTGTCTGAAGGCGAAATTGATGTACAGCATCACTTATTGCAGCAGCAGTCTTTAACTTTGGTGATATCACCAACGCAAGTCGATATGGCTGCTAACATATTACACAATGCATACATCGTAGCGCGTGAAACACAGGGTTATCCTAAAAAAGAAGTGCATTTTGGTTAA